CAACCTGTTTTTTATCGGCCTGATGTTTATCGTGTTGGGATCCGGTTTGTTCAAAACCTGTATCTCCGTGATGGTAGGAACGCTGTATAAGAAAGGTGATGCGCGTCGCGACGGCGGCTTCTCGCTGTTTTATATGGGCATCAATATGGGCTCGTTCATCGCACCGCTAATATCCGGCTGGCTGATTAAATCTCACGGCTGGCACTGGGGCTTTGGTATCGGCGGCATCGGGATGTTGGTGGCGTTGGTGATTTTCCGCCTGTTCGCCGTTCCGGCGATGAAACGTTATGACAGCGAAGTCGGTCTGGATTCCACCTGGAACAGTCCGGTGATGAAAAAGAACGGCGTAGGCGCATGGCTGCTGGTGCTGACGGCTGGCGTCGCCATCGTCACTACGCTGATTGCGCTGGGCGTAATTGTGATCAACCCGGTCGCGGTCGCCAGCATGCTGGTGTATGTGATTGCAGCTTCGGTGGTGCTCTATTTTGTTTATCTGTTCCTGTTCGCGGCGCTGAGCAGAAAAGAGCGCGCCCGCCTGCTGGTCTGTTTTATCCTGCTGGTGTCTGCCGCTTTCTTCTGGTCTGCATTCGAGCAAAAGCCGACTTCGTTTAATCTGTTCGCTAATGACTACACCAACCGCATGGCCGGTGATTTTGAAATTCCGGCGGTATGGTTCCAGTCAATTAACGCGCTGTTTATTATTCTGCTGGCGCCGGTGTTTAGCTGGGCATGGCCGATGCTGGCGCGGAAAAATATCCGCCCGAGCAGCATTACCAAATTCGTTATCGGTATTTTGTTCGCTGCCGTGGGCTTTGGTCTGATGAAGATGGCGGCGCAGGATGTGCTGAATAACGGCGGAGCAGGCGTATCGCCGCTGTGGCTGGTGGGCAGCATCCTGATGCTGACGCTGGGCGAGCTATGCCTGAGCCCGATTGGCCTGGCGACCATGACGCTGCTGGCGCCGGAAAGAATGCGTGGCCAGATGATGGGGCTGTGGTTTTGCGCCAGTGCGCTGGGTAACCTGGCGGCAGGCCTGATCGGCGGTCACGTGAAAGCCGATCAGCTGGATATGCTGCCCGATCTCTTCGCGCGTTGTTCCATCGCGCTGCTGATCTGCGCAGCGGTGCTGTTCTTACTGATTGTTCCGGTGCGTCGCATGCTGGAAAACGCTCAGGTTAAGCATGACCAAAAACCGGTAACCAACGCCTGACAGGCAGTATTTACCTTCCCCAAACCGGCGTTAACGCGCCGGTTTATCCAGCCTTTAGTCATCTCAGCATCGCAGATAACATCCTGGCTGGCCGCTGTGAGCTTGCTATTTTAATAGTTCAAATTTTAACAGGTGGCTTTTTGTAGATATTTTTATCTCCTGGTAAAAATTAATTTTATTCTTCATGAGAACTCACCTGATTTACCAACAATGCTAATACGCTAAGTTATCTAATCAAAGTGCTACTTTTTATTGATATTTCCGGGCTGATGCGTATCTCAATTTTATTGACAAGTGTATCAGTAACCACCTCAATGTATAAGTATTCACCAACTTTATCATCTTTTATCATGAAAGAATCAACGTCAATGGAATTATAAAGGAATTCATAATCGCTTAACATTAAAGTATACTGAATCCAACCTTCGACAACGCTAAATGAGAAATTGAGGCTAATTCCTTTTTTATCTTTGGCAGTATATAAATAACTTATGTTATCCCGATTAAATGAGGCGGGTTCGCTTTCAAAAAAAGAGAGCAATGCAATTTCATCAGGTTTCTTTTCTATGAACATTATTTGGCGCCTCCATTTTTTGGGATAGTGGTGATAAATCTGCGAGTACCATCACTCATAACTTCAAAAGTGCTTTCAAATGTTGTTGCTTTACCTGAAGGCCCCATGAAAAAAGATTCTCTTAGTTCGAAATTACCATATTTGTCTGAGTATTTCTTCAAGATATTTCCAGGTTCTTTTGTTATGTTTGTAAAATGTTCAGCAAGTATTGAATGTCCATTAAGATCATTAGTTACACCTAGCCTCTTCATTTCCAAAGCAAGCTGATTTGTACGGTCTAGTATATGGCTATTACCTGAAGCTTTCCCAAATAGATAGTTAAATTTGTTGAGGTTAATAACGGAATTTGGTATCGCCTGTGTTATAAGGTATTTTTTATCTGAGGGAATCAATCCAGCAGCTCTGTTACTTGTTACTTCCAAATCTGCCGCTTCTATCGCACTTTTCCCGGCCCCAATATTTATCCTTCCCAGGGTTAAGCCCGCCGCTATCGAGGCGCCAGCAATCAGTAGACCTTTTATCTGATCAGAGGACATCTGGTCATAACCGGCGGGCGCATCGCCTCCCAGCTGTTCAGCGGTTTTTTTGAAATCCTCAGGATTGCCATGGTATATCCCACCGGCTGCCAGTAGCTGGCCGGCGGCTTTGCTGTTGATAGTGCTAAGCGGAGTAGGCTGCGTTACCGCAGTTAGCTGGGCCGGTAAAACGGTAGGGCGTGGTTTTCCGCCTCTGTTGCTATAGTCTCGCCGGGCAACGGACCTTTTATATTCACGAATAACGTCTTGCGCGCCGCCATACTAAAAACTTAAGGGCGAGCAACAAACTAAATCACCGTTGCCGTCGATATAAAACAGCCCACCAGCAGAAAAATAAACGCTGCCGAGCATCACCACTTCACCTCTATATACCATCCGTTTTAATTTACTCCGCTCGTGCGGTCCCTGCGGCGGTTGCTGATGGGTATAGCCGTTAAAGTCGCGTTTGCGCATATTGATAAGCTGGTAACCCGATGACCAGCGATCGTCAAAAACGTATTCACTATCAATGTGTGACCAGGCGAGCGATGGGCTAATAATTAGCTCAAACTTTTCCGGATCAAGATTATCCCGTGGCAGATAATAGAGGGAGGTGTCCGGCAGGCTGAGGCTCATACACCCTGTCCTTATGGTTAGATAATTTGCCTCATTTTATGGAACCACCTGGAAATCGATCAGGTCTGTGTATTCAACAAGTTATTAATAAAAGGAAAAACCATCACTTAAAACCGCAGGATTCACGCACCACCAGCTTTGGCGGTAAAATAATGTGTTTTGGCGGCCCATCATATCTCTGAATCCGGCTGAGCAGCAGCTCGCCCGCCTGGCGGCCAATCTCTTTCGCCGTGACGGAAACGGTAGTGAGCGCGGGCTGTACCAGTGACGCCTCGGTAATATCATCAAACCCCACCAGCGCAAAGTCTTTGCCCGCCACGCGGTCCATTTTGCGCAGCGTTTGCATGACGCCCAACGCAACCACATCCTGATAGCAGACTGCTGCGGTAATCTCCGGGTAACGCTTAAATAGCGCCCCAGCCACGCGTGCGCTGTCTCCCTGACTGGCCAGCGAAGGAACCACCCAACTGCTGTCAGGCTGAATACGATGCTCAAGCAATTTACTGCTGTAGCCGCCGATTCGCTGAGCGCGGCTGGCAGAGTTTTCACTGCCGCCAATAAAGGCAATATGACGATGGCCCAGCCGCAGCAAATGTTGAGTGGCAAGCTGAGCGCCAAGAAAGTTATCGGTGCCAACAAAATCAAAATCGGCATCATCCATCGGACGAACCACCATAATGGCGGGAATATTACGTCGCTTAAGGGTTTCAAAAAACAGCGACGGGGTTTCCTTTGCGGCGCACAGCACCATGCCGCAGGCGTTATTACGCATCAGGGAATCGACAAACTTTTGTTGCCGCTCGACCGACTCTTCACTGTTGGCAAGGAACAGCAGCAGATCGTGGCGCTCCATTTCCTGACTCAGCCCTGCAGTCATTTCTCCGTAAAATGGGTTGGTAATGTCATGCAGTAGCAGGCCAACCTGATTACTGGTGCGATTACGCAGATTAGCGGCGGTCTGGTTATAGACATAGCCCGACTCATCAAGCGCCTTCATTACCCGCTGACGCGTGGCGTCTGAAATGCGTCCCCGGTTGCGTAATACCATTGAAACCGTTGCGGTTGATACGCCAGCGCGTTCAGCAACCTGCGCCAGAGTGACGGAAGCCATCTTATCTCCTTGTTTATCCATTCCCTGTTTAGATTAATCGAATAACCTAAAAATGACAGATTTTCTTGTGAAAGCCCTCACAGACAGGCGACATAACCCCGCTTTTTTTGCGGTTATGTCGGGTTGATCGCGTTTATCACTCTGTTCAAATTCGGTTAATCGATTAATCTAGACCAACCAAAAAGGAGGGGCGTATGAAAGATGAAAGATACGATAAATATCCCGAAGTGCGGGTAAAGGGATTTGATAATCATGCCTGGCGCGGCTGGTCGGTGGTGCAGCGTGCGGTGGCTGAATGCCTGCCGAAACAGCATAAAACCGTACTGGTCATTGACTGTTATCCGGGCGTTCGCCTGGATGAGCTGCATCAGCAACTCATTTGCGGGCTGAATCCGGCGCTAATTATTAACGCCGAAACGGCCCGACACAGCGAAGAATCTCTCCATGATTTACTGGCCGATAATCTGACAGACGACCGCGTATTTGGCGTTCTTTCCTGTCATCAGCTCCCTGCGTTTTTTTGTCCCGACCGGCTGGCGGCATTACAACGCGAAGTGGAAGCGGTAACGGCAGGGCTGGTGGTGGTGTATGGCCCCGGCGCCGCGCTGGTGCATCCGGGCGATAGGCTGATTTATGCCGATTTGGCGCGTTGGGAAATTCAGCAGCGCTTTCGCAGCGGTGAAGCAGGCAACTGGGGTGCAAATAATCAGCAGGAAGATATCCTGCGTCGTTATAAACGCGCGTTTTTTATTGAGTGGCGGGTGTTTGATCGTCATAAAACGTCGTTGCTCAGGCGCGCTGATTTCCTGCTAGATACCAATCAACAAAACGATCCAGCATTGGTGAACGGCGTCGCCTTGCGCCATGGTCTGGAACAAACCGTCCAACAGCCGTTTCGCGTCGTTCCCTTTTTTGATCCCGGCGTCTGGGGCGGGCAGTGGATGAAAGATAAGTTCAATCTGGATGCTTCCCAGCCCAATTACGCCTGGGGTTTTGACTGTGTGCCCGAAGAGAACAGCCTGTTGCTGCGTTTCGGCGATGTGCGGCTTGAGATCCCTTCGCAAGATCTGGTACTGCTCTATCCGCGTCCGTTGCTGGGCGAAAAGGTACATGCCCGCTTTGGTGCAGAATTCCCGATCCGCTTTGATTTTTTGGATACCGTCGGCGGCCAGAATCTAAGTTTTCAGGTCCATCCTCTGACTGAATATATCCAGCAGCATTTTGGCATGCACTACACCCAGGACGAAAGTTACTACTTGCTGGAGGCCGAACCAGGCGCAGAAGTCTACCTTGGCATCAAAACCGGTATCGATCCACAGGAAATGCTCAATGATCTCGCCAGCGCCCAACGTGGAGAAAAG
This Mixta hanseatica DNA region includes the following protein-coding sequences:
- a CDS encoding class I mannose-6-phosphate isomerase, whose product is MKDERYDKYPEVRVKGFDNHAWRGWSVVQRAVAECLPKQHKTVLVIDCYPGVRLDELHQQLICGLNPALIINAETARHSEESLHDLLADNLTDDRVFGVLSCHQLPAFFCPDRLAALQREVEAVTAGLVVVYGPGAALVHPGDRLIYADLARWEIQQRFRSGEAGNWGANNQQEDILRRYKRAFFIEWRVFDRHKTSLLRRADFLLDTNQQNDPALVNGVALRHGLEQTVQQPFRVVPFFDPGVWGGQWMKDKFNLDASQPNYAWGFDCVPEENSLLLRFGDVRLEIPSQDLVLLYPRPLLGEKVHARFGAEFPIRFDFLDTVGGQNLSFQVHPLTEYIQQHFGMHYTQDESYYLLEAEPGAEVYLGIKTGIDPQEMLNDLASAQRGEKAFADEKFVNRFPARKHDHFLIPAGTVHCAGAGTVVLEISATPYIFTFKLWDWGRLGMDGLPRPVHLEHGAQVIDWQRDTQWVTRHLVNQVEPVAEGDGWREERTGLHEREFIETRRHWFCKPVTHHTQGGVNVLNLIEGHEALVESPNQAFEPFVVRYAETFIVPAAVGEYRISPYGSSVGQQLATIKAWVRG
- a CDS encoding LacI family DNA-binding transcriptional regulator; translated protein: MASVTLAQVAERAGVSTATVSMVLRNRGRISDATRQRVMKALDESGYVYNQTAANLRNRTSNQVGLLLHDITNPFYGEMTAGLSQEMERHDLLLFLANSEESVERQQKFVDSLMRNNACGMVLCAAKETPSLFFETLKRRNIPAIMVVRPMDDADFDFVGTDNFLGAQLATQHLLRLGHRHIAFIGGSENSASRAQRIGGYSSKLLEHRIQPDSSWVVPSLASQGDSARVAGALFKRYPEITAAVCYQDVVALGVMQTLRKMDRVAGKDFALVGFDDITEASLVQPALTTVSVTAKEIGRQAGELLLSRIQRYDGPPKHIILPPKLVVRESCGFK
- a CDS encoding peptide MFS transporter: MRSSVHTNESRTFFGHPYPLGSLFFTEMWERFSFYGIRPLLILFMASAVYDGGMGLARENASAIVGIFAGSMYLAALPGGWLADNWLGQQRAVWYGSILIALGHLSIALSAVMGDNLFFIGLMFIVLGSGLFKTCISVMVGTLYKKGDARRDGGFSLFYMGINMGSFIAPLISGWLIKSHGWHWGFGIGGIGMLVALVIFRLFAVPAMKRYDSEVGLDSTWNSPVMKKNGVGAWLLVLTAGVAIVTTLIALGVIVINPVAVASMLVYVIAASVVLYFVYLFLFAALSRKERARLLVCFILLVSAAFFWSAFEQKPTSFNLFANDYTNRMAGDFEIPAVWFQSINALFIILLAPVFSWAWPMLARKNIRPSSITKFVIGILFAAVGFGLMKMAAQDVLNNGGAGVSPLWLVGSILMLTLGELCLSPIGLATMTLLAPERMRGQMMGLWFCASALGNLAAGLIGGHVKADQLDMLPDLFARCSIALLICAAVLFLLIVPVRRMLENAQVKHDQKPVTNA